CATTCTCTATCTAAACTCACTttattaattttcacaaatttcaatataaattttAGACTTAATTCACAAATTGATACTTAAATTATATCATTTTTTCCTATTTTGGTACTTAAACTACATTTTTTTTCCAAGTTGGTACCTGTGTTTGTCTAActgataaatatatttttaaacaagGCTTAGCTAATAAGTTCGTACACAAACtatgcattttatttattttggtactTAAATATTTTTACACCAAAATGTTATACCCATTTAAAAAATTCCAGCTAATAATAATCTGTCATGTCATataacttaatttttttaaaaatttttcctttttccttttataattttctctctctttttatttttgacatttttttatttttcttcttcttttataaTGTATGACAATACTAGTGATACTTGAAATTCGCTCTCTCAAAGTTGAGATGTTGACAATTGATTATATTTTCGAATTTCACCGCTTGCTTGTTCGACTTGACGAGATTGAAAAAGTTATTTCATTGACCAAATCCAATGTTTTCAAAATTGGACTGGATTGACCGGTTAGACTTGGAATTGATTGGGGTACTGGTTTAGAGATAGGGGTTGATCGATTGACTTGCAAAATTTTGATACCACTTGtgacaaaacaaaattttaaataccaagttaattttttttttaatttagataCCTATTTTTGAGTTAAGCCTAAATTTTATAATCGAATATCCTCTTGCTCtatccttttcttttcctttctatataaattcaaatttatttttctttgtgaAAACATGTCATGAGATTTATAAAATCATTTgatatatttgaaattatttttcattcaataattccaaaaatatttttcctaaacaaacattaacattttaaaatgatgcaatttgattttttttttactttaaaagtTTTCCATCTAAAACAACATAAAAGTCCaacattttcaatgaaaataattgaaaaatgtCATTTAATCTTAAATTATCACTATAAAATATTTGATTAATAGTAAAATGTATTTTAACAAAAACCTTTAAAATCAgcgataaaaattttaaaataaaataatgttgtTTTACATTGGCTTTATGAATATTGATTACATTCATTATTGCTCTACGTTACTCGACGTTCCTACGTTataatttttactaaaaatttaatttaatattatatagtatatcaatttatttattaacatcattttagtatgatatataatatatatgatatttatttctACATGATTTAGTTGAATCCAATCAAATGATTATAGAATTTTCAAAACATCAACATAATAACTAGTCAAAAGATTCTGTTGTATAAATTTGTCAACTTAAATATGACAAGTATGAGTGTCACTCATCTCAGAAGCACGCAACTTGCCTTGGCAAATagttttaattgagaaaaataattttttaagcaGTTGGTTTAAGAgaactaattaaataaatttaatttgttttataaaaatttaaatgatataattaactctatattaaaaataaataactttAACTTTTCTGCGCTTTTACCAATTGAGTGGTGTTACTTAACTTATGACACTAAACCTAATCAGACATGTTATTATAGTATAAATCATTATCTTGTGGCCATATACATATCTATATATGAAATAGTgataatatacatacatatatacacacatgtaGAACTTAGTTTTAAATCTATCattcatcctttcattctttctctcttataattatctttttacatcatgttttaataatatataatgtgaaaataaattaaatactTAATTGTAGGCTAAATTAGTCATATATgccaaaattttttattaattgacTAAATAGGCCATTTTTTTAAAATCAGAGAAATAAACCGTTTTTGGAGAGAGCATGTGAAAGCTCGTCAGCTAAGCGAGGTTTCTTACCACCTGTGTAGAAAGCGTGCCCAGCTGGTCGCACTTTCACACACTCTTTCCAAAAACAACCTATttccctaaaattttaaaaatcgaccTATATGaccaattaaatcaaatttttatcattttttgaaGCACCAAAGTGCAAatttaccattactaatttaaaatattataaactataAACAgacctaaataaaaaaaaattcattttagggaGGTGGGGCCATTGCCAACCCCTGGCAccgcttgtaacaccccatacccgtactcgagaccggtataggatatgaggcattatcgaaattttcaaaataatttcaattaatttatatcgtTTAGCATTCATTTTcgtgtttcatgtaacatcctttttaTATTATAATTCTTGTATCATACCAAATATtctatccgttgaatcattggaGTTCCGATGGATTTTTCAACAGTACACTCAAAGCATACATTTCCAtattccatcaattcatattcagaaatAACTTTAGGACGTTTAATCATCAAGCACTCTCTCGAGTCACATCTCATGTAACTGTAGTGAATCAGGATTACCTTTTCAGGTCAAATCCTATCCACCTTAGGTTACCCTAATGAATCATATATCATGTAACTGTAGCGAATCAGAATTACCTTTTCAGGTCAAATCCTATCTACCTTAAGTTACCATAGTGAATCAGGAATAAATCCTATTCACTTTTAATTACCATTGTGAATCAGGAACAAAACCTAACCACTTTGAGGTATTATAGTGAATCATGAACGAATCCTATCCACTTTATATTTTCGAGAAGGCTTTTTTCAGATTAACCGTCTGGGTTATCTATTTCTGCCACACATGCAGGAACTCTTGCATTTGGGAAATCACCTATATCCATCCGGAACCCAATATTCAAACAAATTTTATCCCTTTCAATAGTTTCAGAACAtgtattatttctttcatttcaacatccatacatttcatatattcaattcaaacatcatataaaatacaatataatatttaaattgacATATTTATATGCTCATTCAAGTTatacgaacctacctgactaaattgcagaaatactaagatttaggggtattttggtaatttatcattttctcaattttcacccgatcttaacttaataattttattcaatttattaatttagataataaaacaattcattcccttcaatttggccatttttacatttttacaaaattgccccctaaagttttacttttattcaatttagtccttgagcctaaaacatgcaaattagccatgctagctgaatattcatatatattttcctcctcctcctctccattccacatccttaaagtatataacacacttgtaagtaacatcatctataatttttgttatttacttttatgaatattcaagctgtccatctgtgtcatagtcactaaattatttatatctagagctatagaactccaaattaatatctgataattttccctaaaactagactcatatatatttttaccataaaattttcagaatttttggtttagccaataagtacagtttattctttaaatttacccccattctgctgtctgacagttctgacccttgttcactaaaaattacttatctcctcgtacagaattcgaatgatatttatgtttgtttatattgaaaatagactcattaagaattctaaaaatataaatttaaacctataattatttttatccaattttttatgattttctaaaatcaaaacaggggaacccgaattcattctgaccttgtctcacaaaattcattatatctcatgatttacaaatccattgcttgcACTGTTTcctctatgagaaactagactcaataaaatttaatttcatattttgttcatcttctaattcgatttctaaaatttatggtgatttttcaaatttagaccactgctgttgtccaaaactattttagtgctaaatattatttaccatgtttataacacccttattttctttctctacattatttctcatcactttctcttgttttctcttcactaacatatcaagaacataggaccatatgtaaggaagctctacattaacattaatcccatactttttcaataatatcaaacttaaaaatatattaaaacctTGATGTACTTATCTTGTTCTATTGATTCCCATctttaatttgattttctctctcctccagcttctattccttgaatccaatttgatattctaactccccatagtctcattaacatttttctctcttggtagctatggaaattcttttgatttctaagtgaaaatggtaaattttttatagaaggaccaaattgtaaagaaaagaaaactttcttttcttcttcttctctcacgttggtttgcataggaaaggaaagatgatgataattcttcatctttccttccttatatactagataaataataataaataataataaatatctcataaaaatattaataaaataatatttatctaattaattaatttaaaatatcatcaacataatcattacattctagaattctctttcttactaattgaccattttgcccttcatgatcttttagaattccatcttTGAggcatcacttaatttggtaaaattgtgatttagtccctcataattttcacctattcaatttggtcctaattcatcaattttccttagtttctagatcattccacccttaaaatatttgtacTATTGGTCCTTAAACTtcttcatatttacactttaactcatcaagttttaagtatttactcttgtacaacaaaacttttctcacttttacaatttagtcctttcctgaatcaagatatcataatttacttccctttttatcacttatttccttatttttctaTATCAAAGATAATATCTTACTATAGTAATTTTTAGAGTAATACATCGCCCCTGTTGCCATTTATCATAATTCAATTGGCTAATGTGCCACAATAACAACCCATTAATGGATTAACAGAATTTTGTACGACATTGACTAGTTCAAATAATAACATTAATTAGagtgactaaattgagaaaaaatttAGCTAGAGCGACCAAAATAGGACAAACCTTATTTTAGAGTGACATTGGATGTAGTTcacacttatacttttatacgtgtctaaaattactatttttttagaGAAGAAATTCATTAATgagaaaataaagaaacaaaagtgaACACAAAGGGGAGACGGACTACTAAACCCGAGCCAACAGGCTCACCCCATACACCCAAACCTAACGTTCATAATCTGCATTCGTATCAACATAATACATAATTTCAACATTCTTCAAAAAAGATGCAAGGGAAAAAAAAATCCCATTCCACGTGGTTTGCATATAACAGAGCCTTCATGCCAACGAGTGGGCCACCTTATTAGCACACCAAGCGAGTGGAAAGACACAAAAACTAATCTTTTAGCATCAAACAATCATGTAGCAGCACACCTAGATCAGATGCATCAATTATATATGCTTTTTTCCTATCAAACTACATACCCATAGTAGCCCAAAACACATACATTTTACTACAGATATGGTCCAGCTTTCGATAATATGCAATCCTCCAAGACTTGATGAAAAATAAGGGAGccactaaaccccaaaaacccATTACAAAGCCAAGAGCTATGCTGACATAAAGCGAATTCACCTTACTTCCTTCACTGCTACTTCCATTGTTTGCAATGTCAGTTGGAATACCTTTTGAGGTGCAGTTCTTTGTGAGAGGAGGTCCGCAAAGATGATTGCCCACGTAAGACAAGTTGTCAAAGCTTTGAAGCTGAGTGCTTGTTGGGATTTGTCCTGTCAAGTTGTTGTAGGACACATTGAAGTGATTCAAGAAATTCAAATTGGAGAAACTTGGAGGGATTTTACCATTTAGTCGATTCATGGACAAATCAAGAGATTCCATTAACTCCATGTTGCCAATGCTTTCTGGTATATTTCCTATTAGGAGATTCCCTGAAAAATTTAAAGACAATAGTCCAACGAGACTACCAATTTCTTTGGGGATCTCTCCTGTGAGACTGTTTGCTGAAAGGTCCATGCTGGTAACAAGTCCTAGTGTGCTACCATATTCATCCTCTCGTCCTTTCAACACCAATAatgctttaaaaaaaaaagagtcatCAACTGCATACTTCGAAAAAACAGAATTAAAGATTTTGTTTGTTGTGGCCATtgcacttaaattattaaaacattTTGGAATAACTCCAGAAATGTTGTTGTAGGCAAGGTCCAAGTTTTGAAGAGATTGAAGATCACAAATTTTATGAGGAATATGACCATCAAAGTTATTTGATCGAAGGCTTAGAATCACAAGGTTTGAGAGCTTATCACCAATCCATACTGGTACACTTCCACTGAAATGATTTTCACTAAgatcaaacataatcaaatttgtAGAATTTTGCAATGTGGATGGCAATTCTCCAAACATTGTATTGTTTCGAAGGATTAGCATTGAAAGATTTATATGCCCTAAAGAAGGTGGGATTTTTCCGGTCAAATTGTTGCTTCCCAAATTTAGAATGTCCAAACGCTGCCAATGATTCCAACAATCTGGAATATCTCCTGAGATAAGATTTTTATCAATGTAAAGAACTCCCATAAGTTTCCCACTTGATGGATCACAAATTAATTGAGAAAGAGATCCTGAAAATGAATTATTTGACATATATAAAATTGTTACAGTTGAGAATACTCTTGGCAATGGACCTATGAATCGGTTTGATCTCACGTCAACAATGTCTGTCacattcaaatatgaaatctctCCTGTAAGTTGATTAGAGGAAAGATTTAAATATTCAAATTGAGTGGGAAGGTTCAAAAACCAAGTGGGCATGACATCTGAAATTCCTGCATAGGAGATATCCAAATAAGAcaatttcttttggaattttagcCACTGGGGAAACTTTGGGCCAAGATGCCAGTGACCCAATTCGATCCTTTCACATTGAAATGGGGGAATCCAGCTTGAGTTTGGTTCAAATCTAAGCCGATTGTGTGATGCTGCTAGAGTTGTCAATCTCGTGAGATCAgaaaaatgggtttctgatacaACTCCTTGTAATAGATTATACCCACAATCCAAAGTTTCCAAACTTTCTAGTCGTCCAAAAGATAGAGGAAAAGTACCATTTAATTGATTTTCTGAAACATCAAACAACTTCAAAGATGATAACTCCCCTATAGACAACGGAATTTGACCATTTAATTGATTTTCTGAAACATCAAAAAACTCCAAAGATGATAACTGCCCTATAGACAAGGGAATTTGGCCGTTTAACTGATTTTTTGAAACATCAAACAACTTCAGAGATGATAACTCCCCTATAGACAATGGAATCTGACCAGTTAATTGATTTTCTGAAAGATAAAGGTGAGTAACAGAGCTCAAGTTTCCAATGGCACTCGAGATTGTTCCTTGTAACTGGGTATCATTAAGACAAAGGAACTGAAGACGGTTTAAACTATACAAGGAATTGGGTATGGATGAATTGAGATGATTCCCACTAAGATCAAGAACTTCAAGAAACGAGATGTTCCCAAAGTAATCTGGAATTGAGCCTTCCAAAGAATTGTGACTAAGATCAATGGACACAAGACCATGAAGACTAAATATCCACTTAGGTACTGAAGAAAAGCGGTTCCAAGAAAGATCAAGAACAACCAGTGATTTTGTAGAACTAAGACTGGTCGGAGATGGATCATTGTCTAAACCACATTCTGACAAGTGCAACTCTAACAAAGAAGGAAGTTTGAATGTTACCTTTACCCAATCAGTTGCTTTATGAAGATCCGCATAGCTCAAATCAAGGTACTGCAAGGAAGAAAGTCCAGAAACCCATTGAAGACTTTTTGATTTGAGATCATTACCTCCAAGATCAAGATACTGCAACTTTGAGAGATTCCCAAGGTTATGAGGAATTGCTCCCTGAAATAGTGCATCAGAGAGGTTAAGATATGTTAAACTCTCCAGCAAACCGAAAATTTTCGGGATATGTATGCTGCTAAAATCGTTATTGCTCAAGTCCAGGGAACTGAGATGCTTTAACTCCAGCAGTGAAGGATTTATTTTGCCTCGTAGTTTTGACCGCACGTAAGCTTCCCATTCAGCTAGTGGTGCGTCAAAATCAGGCTGTGAAAGAGGAGCAGCCAAATGCAGTTGGTTGACGTAGCCTGTTGAGTTATGGCAGATGACACCAATCCATTTACAGCAATCCCCTCCTTCAACCCATGAAGATAACCTGTTTGAAGGATCAATAAGATGATTCTTGAATTTCAAAAGTGCTTCTCTCTCACTTTGAATGCAAAGTAGGTTGGAATTGGCATGACAAATGGAAAAACAGAGAGCGGAAATGAGAAGAAGAAAAGGGAATAAGGAGATAGGAAGAGGAGTAGTCATGGTTGCAATTGCCATGGCTCACAACTCCAAATATAGAGTAAGCTTTAgctaaaacacaaaaatacatgAAGCGCAAGGAAGTTTCTTCCAACAAATTGCGTTAAATTGATAATAGCCTGTCGGAAATTTAATTTTCCATAAAATGTTATAAAGTTGAGTCAAACAAAAGTCGATGAAGAAAGCCCCACTCCCACATTCTTTAAGACTTTTTAGGTCTTAAAAGCTAAAGgagaaaaaagggaagaaaaagaaaatggaaaacgCGGAATTTGACTAAGAAAAGCAAAATGTTGAAAACGAAGACTACTTAaacttttattgaaaataaatcaATTTATCTTAATGTTCCTGTATGAACAAAACATAAAGTTTAGAAGCAGGtcaacttaaccaagtctatggACTAAGTCCCACTCCCACTGTTAATATTCTTATTTTTCCAAAAGGGAAAATTAATAGATTAAACTAGtgaatttttagtgaaatttagattaaaattttattgtaacCAATATAACAGGTAAGATATCTTTTAATTAAATACAACTCATCCCATATTTAATATACCTCTATCATGTAATTCATGtagatatttgttttaaaataaaatctgaTTTTTTTTCTCTCATGCAAAGAAATATTTATGGGATAATGTCAAATTGAGCTCTTAACGTTTACATCTATGGTCAATttgacttttattttttatttttgaacta
This is a stretch of genomic DNA from Gossypium arboreum isolate Shixiya-1 chromosome 11, ASM2569848v2, whole genome shotgun sequence. It encodes these proteins:
- the LOC108451407 gene encoding receptor-like protein EIX2, translating into MAIATMTTPLPISLFPFLLLISALCFSICHANSNLLCIQSEREALLKFKNHLIDPSNRLSSWVEGGDCCKWIGVICHNSTGYVNQLHLAAPLSQPDFDAPLAEWEAYVRSKLRGKINPSLLELKHLSSLDLSNNDFSSIHIPKIFGLLESLTYLNLSDALFQGAIPHNLGNLSKLQYLDLGGNDLKSKSLQWVSGLSSLQYLDLSYADLHKATDWVKVTFKLPSLLELHLSECGLDNDPSPTSLSSTKSLVVLDLSWNRFSSVPKWIFSLHGLVSIDLSHNSLEGSIPDYFGNISFLEVLDLSGNHLNSSIPNSLYSLNRLQFLCLNDTQLQGTISSAIGNLSSVTHLYLSENQLTGQIPLSIGELSSLKLFDVSKNQLNGQIPLSIGQLSSLEFFDVSENQLNGQIPLSIGELSSLKLFDVSENQLNGTFPLSFGRLESLETLDCGYNLLQGVVSETHFSDLTRLTTLAASHNRLRFEPNSSWIPPFQCERIELGHWHLGPKFPQWLKFQKKLSYLDISYAGISDVMPTWFLNLPTQFEYLNLSSNQLTGEISYLNVTDIVDVRSNRFIGPLPRVFSTVTILYMSNNSFSGSLSQLICDPSSGKLMGVLYIDKNLISGDIPDCWNHWQRLDILNLGSNNLTGKIPPSLGHINLSMLILRNNTMFGELPSTLQNSTNLIMFDLSENHFSGSVPVWIGDKLSNLVILSLRSNNFDGHIPHKICDLQSLQNLDLAYNNISGVIPKCFNNLSAMATTNKIFNSVFSKYAVDDSFFFKALLVLKGREDEYGSTLGLVTSMDLSANSLTGEIPKEIGSLVGLLSLNFSGNLLIGNIPESIGNMELMESLDLSMNRLNGQIPTSTQLQSFDNLSYVGNHLCGPPLTKNCTSKGIPTDIANNGSSSEGSKVNSLYVSIALGFVMGFWGLVAPLFFIKSWRIAYYRKLDHICSKMYVFWATMGM